The Desulfobotulus pelophilus region GATATATCCGCGGACCTGGGATTCGAGGGCTTCAAATATACGCATTTTGTGTCTCCTGTTTTTTGATGTGAAACGGGATCTTTTGTTAATATAGTAAGAAATCCTGAAAAAAAGAGTCGGCTGGTTCAGGATAAATGAACAGGTTTTGGCTCAATGCAGCTTCGGTTATGGGTTATGGCTGTGTCATTTTTTGTTGTAGAGGGCCGATGACAAAGAGAAGCTCCGGTTCATGGGCTGCCTTGCCAAAGCAGGAAGCTGGAAAAAGTTCCTCTTCAAAAACCCATGGTACATCATGGTGTCGTGCCAGCGCCGTAAACAGGGCAATGGAAGCTTTGTTGGACGGAGTTATGGTTGCTTCTATCCATAGGGGCCCTACCTTTCGCTTCAGTTCGTTGAGCATGGTAAGTCCCAGTCCTTCTCCCTGACAGGACGGGTCCACGCAGACCTGCCATATGAAAAGACAGTTCGGGTTTTCCGGAGGTGTCAGGCCCGTAATAAAACCGGCAAGCTGGCCGTTTTTTTCGGCGATAAGGGAGGTTCTGGAAAAAGCATGCCCAAAGTAAATGTAGTAGTAGGCTGAGTTCAGATCCAGGCCCGGAGTTTTTTTGACCAGCTGCCAGAGCGAACCGCCATCGGCGGGCTCTGGATGGCGGAATGTGTAAGGGGATTGGTAGGATTTCATCATAGGCCTCACTGAATCAGAATGCAGAGTCCGAGGCTCTTTTTCTCCTTATAATTTGGTGTTGTTAGAAGGCGACACCAGTATTCTGTACGGTAAAAGGAATAGGATGCTGGTTGATGTGTCAGACAGAACGGGGGAATCATAGCATGCTATGATTCCCCCTGTCAAGTTTTTGACTCTTTTGCCCGGGGCTTAGTACACTTTCCGCTTGGAGAAGGATGATCCCATTACGGAGAAGGTATTTTCTACAATGAAAAGGGCGTTGTCGTCTTCCGTGAAGACAATTTCTTCCAGTTTTTTGAGCTGTACATTGTTGATTACGGTCATGAGAACCTGACGTTCCGTGCGCAGGTAGGCGCCTACGGCGGGGATGAGGGTGGAGCTCATGCCCAGCTCCTCAATGATTCTTTTGGCTATAATATCGGATTCACCGGAAATAATGAAAACAACCTTGCGCTGGTTAAACATGGAAAGACTGTATTCCAGCGTGGCGGAAGACACAAAAACCATGATGATGGAGGCAATAACAAGATCCGTTTCAAAGGCCAGAAAGCTGATGAAATATAAAATGAGATTGAAAGCGAAGTAGGATTTGCCCAGACCGATATTGTAGCGTTGCAGAAGCAGCAGGGCAACGATATCCAGGCCACCGTTGGAACCTAAAGACCGGAGGACAATGCCGGCTCCCATGCCTGATATAACGCCGCAGCTGATGGCTGCGTAAAGCTGATCTTCAATGGGAATGGTATAGGGATAGAGGGCAAAGGCCACAGTGGTAACGATAATGGCCCATGTGGTATAGAGAACAAAGCGCCTGCTGAGCAGCATTCCCCCCAGAATCATGAGAGGAATGTTGAGCACAAGAAAGATAATTCCCGGCTCCAGAAGGCCTGTAAGATAGTAGATCATGGATGCCATGCCGAAAAGTCCGCCGGGAACGAAGGCATGGGGTGTTGCAATGCCTTTGATGGCGATGGCATACATGACAGCACCGAAGGTGATGAGAATAAGGTTCCACCATACGGTGTAGCTGACGTCGCGTTTGAACATGCAGTCTCCGGTTATGAGGCCATGGCGTCGGCCCCGGTTGCAGCGGTTTCTCTGTGGGCATCCTCCTCCACAAGCCCTTTGTGGAGGGCTTTGGCAGCCCTTGCATAGTCTTCTTCCGCTACAATGAACTGCATGTCAACCTGTCTCATGGATTGTTGCAATGCAAGGATGTTAATTCCTGCTTCGTGCAGGATGCCCGTTGCCTTTGCCAGAAAGCCGGGAACCTTCATATTGCTGCCGATGGCGGCAATGAGAGCAATTTTGCGTATGGTAACTTCCGCACCGGGAAAAGTTTCTTCCAGGGCTTCTGTGAGGCGGTTCGCTCTTTTGAGGGAGCTGTCCACGTAATGAATGATGGTGTTGGCATTCAGGTTTTTGCCGATGGAGCGCATTTTGAATCTTCGGAAAACGTCACAGACAGCCGCCTCCCTGTCGTAGTAGCCCACCCGGTCCTGATCGAAAATTTCTATGGCCAGAACGCTTTCCCGCCCCGCAATGATTTCCACACAGGGTTCTTTGCTTCTGTATCTGCAGTCGATTACCGTTCCCGGATGTTCCGGTTCAAAGGTGTTTTTGACGCGGATGGGAATGCCCGCCTGTCGCAGCCCTTTGGCTGCCTGTGGATGGATGGCTTCCATGCCCAGATCGGAAAGCTGATCCGCCACATCGTAGTTGGTACGGCCCATGGGTGCCACATTCTCAGGCCCCATGAGTTTGGGGTCTCCGGAACTTAAGTGAAATTCTTTGTGGATGATGGCTTCTCCGGCTCCCGTGAGACAGGCCACTTTGCTGAAGGTGATTTCTGAATAGCCCCGGTCAAAGGTGGCCATGAGACCTTCCTTGCATCGGGTGTATCCTGTGACAACGGGCATTTCCTGAGAGACATCAATTTCGGAAAAAACGGATTGAATTTTTTCATTGATGGGCAGGGCGCACTCTTCCATCCATCCGGAAAGATCCACAAGGCGGGCGTTGATACCACAGTTCTGAAGTATCTGGACCGTATTGAAGGCGCTGTGAGCCTCTCCCACCGCGCTGAGCATTTCCCGGACGGTCATGAGATGTTCCTCCAGCTGAAAGTGGCCAAAGGAGCAGAGTCTGGTGAGATCCAGCAGGCAGCTTCGGGCACCTTCAATGCGTTCCCGTACAAAGCGGTCTGCGGTCATGAGGTC contains the following coding sequences:
- the ectA gene encoding diaminobutyrate acetyltransferase — protein: MMKSYQSPYTFRHPEPADGGSLWQLVKKTPGLDLNSAYYYIYFGHAFSRTSLIAEKNGQLAGFITGLTPPENPNCLFIWQVCVDPSCQGEGLGLTMLNELKRKVGPLWIEATITPSNKASIALFTALARHHDVPWVFEEELFPASCFGKAAHEPELLFVIGPLQQKMTQP
- a CDS encoding YitT family protein — protein: MFKRDVSYTVWWNLILITFGAVMYAIAIKGIATPHAFVPGGLFGMASMIYYLTGLLEPGIIFLVLNIPLMILGGMLLSRRFVLYTTWAIIVTTVAFALYPYTIPIEDQLYAAISCGVISGMGAGIVLRSLGSNGGLDIVALLLLQRYNIGLGKSYFAFNLILYFISFLAFETDLVIASIIMVFVSSATLEYSLSMFNQRKVVFIISGESDIIAKRIIEELGMSSTLIPAVGAYLRTERQVLMTVINNVQLKKLEEIVFTEDDNALFIVENTFSVMGSSFSKRKVY
- a CDS encoding aspartate kinase — its product is MKTRHTVEKIGGTSMSRFSDVLQNIILGHRKQDALYNRIFVVSAYGGITDLLLEHKKTREPGVYGLFANDDVSWAWGDSLNRVAERMIAINAELAPLGLDLMTADRFVRERIEGARSCLLDLTRLCSFGHFQLEEHLMTVREMLSAVGEAHSAFNTVQILQNCGINARLVDLSGWMEECALPINEKIQSVFSEIDVSQEMPVVTGYTRCKEGLMATFDRGYSEITFSKVACLTGAGEAIIHKEFHLSSGDPKLMGPENVAPMGRTNYDVADQLSDLGMEAIHPQAAKGLRQAGIPIRVKNTFEPEHPGTVIDCRYRSKEPCVEIIAGRESVLAIEIFDQDRVGYYDREAAVCDVFRRFKMRSIGKNLNANTIIHYVDSSLKRANRLTEALEETFPGAEVTIRKIALIAAIGSNMKVPGFLAKATGILHEAGINILALQQSMRQVDMQFIVAEEDYARAAKALHKGLVEEDAHRETAATGADAMAS